In the genome of Brachypodium distachyon strain Bd21 chromosome 3, Brachypodium_distachyon_v3.0, whole genome shotgun sequence, the window CCAGGCAGGAGTAGTTCTTGCACGTGTACGCGTCCCACACGATGCTGGTGTCCGGCGGGAGCGCCCACAGgctcgccggcagcggcgtcgggtCGACGTAGCCCTTTGGGGAGCGcggccggcaccgccgccgtggcAGCGGCTCGCAGCCCTTGAGCATGAGCCGCTGCCCGAACGACTCGTCAGACGGACACTCGCCACCGGGCTCGTAGTTCATGTACTTCTCGAGCTCTTCCGGGAAACGATGGCATGCTTGCCCCAGCGTGGGGAACAGCTCGTCGGATCCCAGGTTATGCGTGAAGCCCAATGGAAGCTTGTGGGGCCCGACGGCTAGCTTGACCTCGCCGGTCAGCCTCCGTCGCCAGAGCTCGTCGGTCGCCAATAGCTTCTGctcttcctcggcgccggtGGCCACTTCACTGGCATCGGCCTGTTTGCCCAGGAGTGTCTCCACGAGGGAGTTGGCCTTGGCGAGGCGGTCCTGCAGCTGCACGAGCTCGTCGTGGCTCGCCGAGAGCGCGTACTGCATGATGTTGCGGTCTCGGATCGACAGCACGCCAGATTTCCAGACGCGGACGTTGGCGGAgctgccgccggagaagaggaaggcggaggcggtggccgTCACAACGACAAGGAATATGACCAGGACCTTGGCCCTGCAGCTCTTGCGCTGCTGATCTCTACGTTTCTTGGACTTGTCGCAGTCCATTCTGCTATCTGCAGAGGATGGAACCCTTCCagtaacaacaacaaccaactAAAGCTCCACAAAGTCGCTACTAGCTTGCATGCGTCTCTGCACACTATGGAGGGTACTCACTCCTATATATGAAGCATGATGTAAATGAGATAGTTTCAATAAACTTCTGCTAAATTTGGATTCCAACCTCAACATATATAGGACCTGTATAGGGTCGTCTCTCGTTGATGCTTAGAACTGGGGCATTGCTTCACAAGTGAGTAAAGTAGACGAGCTAGCTCGACCGCTCCAGTAGGAATCTCGTGATTCAACGGCTGGTGATTGGATTAGACTTTCGGGCTGCATAGGTCACTGCAATCCGGTGCTCAAGATGAGCCTATGAGTTTTGACTTACAGTTATGATATTTCCGTGACAACTTTGCACGGCATTTGCCCTTGCAGTTCGTCGCCTAGAGATTGACGATCAACTTGTTACATTTATTTCCACTTTGTAGCTGCAAAGTGTAGTCTCTACTCATTTACAGTCAGGACTATATAGACCATACTCAGCTAGCGTAAAAGGGAAACAATCAAAGATAGTCAGGATACAAACAACAAACGTAAATGCGAAAATGGTAAATGGTTCGTCAAAACTCGAAGAATTATGTACCGTGTTCTCATTGTTGCAACCGAAAGCTTTTATGCATGCTTGCTTAGTGTAATGCCAGTGTATACTGAAGTTAATTAACGAAGATAGAGAGGGACGTTGTAGTCAGATTTGGATGCTGTCATAGCTCAAGCGGTAGCTTTGTTTCTCAGCTACCTCTGTAGCTTTTTCTCCCCGTGTTAAGCACTGCCTGTTGTATTTTACTGCCTTGTGCTACGTGTAAATTTCGTGCTTTCCGTTCGATGGATTGCCTGACGGAAGCTGTATTTTTATGCGAACAAAGCGGCATGGAAATTGAGATTGCAAGCACCTGATCACTTTAGGAATTAATCACATCAAACGCTTTTAGCTAGTTTAGTATTTCTAGATAAAAATAGCAAGGATGCTAGAGGATGCCTCTCCTTCACTTATTACCCTCGCATCGCTCCCAATGGGCAATGAGGGCGGAACCCTAGCTCCTCGACACTGCTGCCCAATCACTCGTCTCCTCCCCATGCCGCCGCTAGAGAGCGCCTTGGGCAAAGCTCAATTCGGGTCGGAGACGCCACGAGGGTAGGACGTCCCTTGGCATGGCTTTTGTGGGGATCTAGCATGGTGACATGGTGCGATAGTGATGTGCACAGTGGTCGTGGTCCTGGGTAAGCACGGAGTATTATGTCCTCCATTTtttccctcgccgccgcctatAGTCACGCCAAGCAAAGCACACGTGGCGTGGTTGATGCAGCGGCATGGTCTTCTTTAGGCTGATTGGGGACGGGATTCGTGTCGAGTCCCGCGTGGATGCATGTCGCAGTCATGGCAGCTTGTGGCGTCTCTAGGGGCCGGGCTGTGTTTGGCGGTGTCACAGGCTGCTATGAGGCGGTGGTAGCCGTGTGCATTCGATTCAAGCCATCGAAGCGACACTCCCCACTTGTTGCCatcggcggcagcagcaggataGTCCTCCAATGGAGGTAGTTGGCTCAGTCGGCCTCTGCTTATTATGTGGCAATGATGGCGGTTGTGCTTTCATTGATGAGGCTCGAGTGTCTCATCCATGCCATGCCGACCATGAGTAAATTTGGATCAATGGATCCCGATGGACGATCGTAATGTGTACTTCTCTCCCCTTGCATAGGTGGGGGACAGGGGAGCCAATGATATGGTCCAATCTGAGTTTGATTTTGGCAGGATTGGTGGACGCTAGAACTGAGTTCTAGAGGTGACCATAGGTGATTAATTTTGGAGGACACCATGGTGGTTTCAAGCAGAGTCATGGATTGTGCAGTCAATGACGACTTGATCGGCGTTTTCATGTTTTGGGTGAAAACCCTCGATGTGGCTTTCACTAGTTTGCCACGCAACGACACACTTTTCTCGTTATGTTGTCGAAGACGTCGTATTTGTGCAAATGATCTCGCATTTATTGGTGGGACCCAACGTCTTGGATGAAAATCCATGGCCTTTTTTTGACTGGCTGGTTTGCCACGCAACGACACACGTTCCTCATTATCTTGTTGAGGACGTCGTATTTGTGCAAATGATCTCGCATTTATTGGTTGGACCCAACATCTTGGATGAAAATCCATGGCCTTTTTTTGACTGGCTGGGTACAGGTAACAACGGTATGCGATATATTTCTTGAATGCAACACTTTGGAACAATTGTGACTTAATTAGTTGCAACTTTTTTTGCCATCATTAATTATTCATCATTTAATGTACTTAGCTTGTAAGCTTATGCTTTGGCAGTGTTGTATGGAATCTTCTTTGATAAAGTTTGGTTGTATAAGTCCAATGACACAGAAGCCAAAAGGTTTGACCTTAttacttttcaaaaaaaaaaggaagatacAACTAGATACAGTGCCAATGGTGTGGCGTTAGGAGGTGACGTGGGTGATGATAGAGGCGGCTTCGACGACGCGCACTCCGGAGgaaacacttgatctttgaTCAGGCAATGTCGAAGTGTGTTTGCGTCGTGTCCTTGTTGAAGGTGGTGGCTTGAAACTCGTCTCTGGGGAAAACCCCCAGTTCGAGCTACGGTTGGCCTCATCATCATCGGCGTTCGTgagacttttttttcttcagatttGTCTAGGAGTTTCGGTCTCTTTTATACGGTTAGTGGTAGTCCGGTGGAATCCCTGCCGTGAGGCATTTGGCgtccagtttttcttttttcttgcgtTGATTTTTTTGGCGTCGGCACCTGCTTTTGTCCGGGTTTAATAATATATGACAATGTGCATGCgtccagtttttcttttttcttgcattGATTTCTTTGACGTCGGCACCTGTCTTTGTCCGGGTTTAATAATGTATGACAGTGTGCATCAATCGATACAGAGATCGGagtttatatttttttccgaagaaaaaagaaagatagaGTGCATGCGACTGGTTTTTCTTTAGTATACTGATGTGATTGATTAAAGACCCGCCAACTTAGAACAGAACGAGCACAGGCTAAATGCATCAGTTTTTTATGCAGCACTCAGGCCCAATAAAGTTTTGAGCCCTTGTAATATCCTGATGTCTGGTGCAGAGGAAGTTGCCATGGCAACGAAGCCATAATGCATCCATCCTACATAGGCCGTTGCAGGGCTTGGGCCGTCGACCCGGTAACATATAGGGGTACCTGCACGTtattatcaaaaaaaaaaaattgtacctGCTCGTGCAGTACCAGCGGCAGTGCGCCACCTGATGTCCTGATCTGATCAAGTGATCAGTTACGGATCAACGAGAGTCCGGAGCCTCGCAGGTTCTCCTCCACGACGGCATCAAGCCTCGACGCCATCTCGGGCGTCAAGAGCTCCTTCCAGTCCCCAACCTCCCCCTTCCTGAAGAAGGCCGAGTTCTTGAACGTCCACCCTGAT includes:
- the LOC100828000 gene encoding uncharacterized protein LOC100828000; the protein is MDCDKSKKRRDQQRKSCRAKVLVIFLVVVTATASAFLFSGGSSANVRVWKSGVLSIRDRNIMQYALSASHDELVQLQDRLAKANSLVETLLGKQADASEVATGAEEEQKLLATDELWRRRLTGEVKLAVGPHKLPLGFTHNLGSDELFPTLGQACHRFPEELEKYMNYEPGGECPSDESFGQRLMLKGCEPLPRRRCRPRSPKGYVDPTPLPASLWALPPDTSIVWDAYTCKNYSCLENRGKISGHYDCKDCFDLRAGGREKVRWLSDDGALAYSIDAVLATRPTGTVRIGLDIGGGSGTFAARMRERGVTIVTTSMNFDAPFNNFIASRGLLSMHLSVAHRLPFFDGTLDVVHSMHVLSNWIPDAMLEFTLFDIHRVLRPGGLFWLDHFFCLGTQMNTTYAPMFDRVGFNKVRWNAGRKMDRGIEMDEWYLSALLEKPKT